Genomic window (Spirochaetota bacterium):
ATGTTTTATTAACCGCATTGTTTTCCACATTCTCTTCATTATAATATCTTGCAAACTGGTCATCGCTTGCTTTGTATCCAGGTGGTTTATTCCCTTCTGTTCCTGCTGGTCCTTCAGGATTCCATCCATGCCCCTGGAAATGTTCTTTAGTTGATTTTTTGGAGATAGTTAAAGAGTCTTTGACCTTTCGTTCAGAGTATGGTGTAAGAGGATTATCCTTTTCCATTTCAATAGGCGAGTATTCTTCCTGTTCTTCCTGAATCTTATCCCAGTTAAAATCCATATTGAGCCTAACAATTTGAATACGATCAGGCGAAAATATCTTTTCCAATCCCGCACGAATATCCTTAAGCATTTGTACGCGAGCTTTTTCTTCTATTTTTTTCCTATACTCTAGCAGTGTATATTCCTCTTTTGCTTTATCAAACTGGTCGTCAAAATCAGATATAATCTTACCGTATTCGTCAGTAACTGTTACATTTTCAGGTTTTAATTTGGAACCTACTGCTCGTGCAACCAGATATTGAATACCCTTGATTTCCTTTTTACTCAATCCCTCATATCCTGGCGCCAAATACACAGTCACTGCTGCAGTATAGGCATTCTCCTTATCAACAAATAACTCGTCTTCGGTTATAGCTATTTCGACATCAGCTTTTTCCACATTTTTCAATGATTCAATATGTTTTTTGATTTCATCCCGCAATGCCCGCATGTATTTTACATTCAGCTCTTTGTCAGTCTCGGTCCATTTTGAAATATCAAAAAGTTTCCAACCTGGGATGCCTTTGGGTATCATATTTTCCTGTGCCAGCCGTGTTAAGATAATTTCACGCTGATCAGGATTCACTAAAATTGTTGTGGCACCAGAAGTTGTATAATGAAAACCCATTTCTTCAAGTTTTTTGGTAACTTGCCCAAACTCATCACTGGGGAGATCTGCAAATAAAACTACATTTGCTTTCTGTGATGAAACTGAAAACAAAACGATAAAGGCAATAACAAGTACACCCGTAACAACACCAATAATGATCTTTTTTGTTGTATCTAATTTGGAGTAAATTTCTTTAAGTTGATTAAATATTCGTGTAAAAAATTCCATACTATCTTCCCTCCCATATCCTTGTATTTATGTTCACTTTACAAAAATTCAAATGATTTTAATTTATATCATGTTGTTTTATACTGGGATAATATTGTACCACAGCTAAACATATAAACATTTTGCAAAGCGACATAATACATATTGACTGCACACATAATAAAACACCTGTAGTAAAAAGTCAATTAATTTACTAAAAAATATAGTTTTTTTATTATGCGTGCTTATCTTCATAGCTTATCTGAGATTAATCAATTCGCGATATGCCCTGATGGCTTCATCACGTATTGCTTTTGTTAAGCTTAAAGCAATTTCGGCTTTTTGCTGCGCAATCATCACTGTATGAATATCCACCGACTCAGGCTCATATATCATTTGCTGTGTTAAATCTTCAGCATCAACCTGCAGGTCATTAACTTTGCCAAGTGCTGTCTTCAAGGCATCCATGAACGATCCAGCAACATCATCATCCTGCTGCCGTTGTGGCTTATCGCTGTAATGCAATGGATGCGTTGTCTTCATAACAAAGATATTTGATTTAGTTATGCTATTACTTTGCTGAATCATGACGTACGCTCCCTGCGATAATTCTTGATTCAATAATTGGGCGCTCCCCAAACCCCAAATGCTGCCACTGGCTTTTGCGCCTGTGTAACGTAGGTGGAGTTGATAACTCATGGGAGCAGTGTACCTCGTTTATATATCCTTTTTCAAAATACATTG
Coding sequences:
- the fliF gene encoding flagellar basal-body MS-ring/collar protein FliF, with the protein product MEFFTRIFNQLKEIYSKLDTTKKIIIGVVTGVLVIAFIVLFSVSSQKANVVLFADLPSDEFGQVTKKLEEMGFHYTTSGATTILVNPDQREIILTRLAQENMIPKGIPGWKLFDISKWTETDKELNVKYMRALRDEIKKHIESLKNVEKADVEIAITEDELFVDKENAYTAAVTVYLAPGYEGLSKKEIKGIQYLVARAVGSKLKPENVTVTDEYGKIISDFDDQFDKAKEEYTLLEYRKKIEEKARVQMLKDIRAGLEKIFSPDRIQIVRLNMDFNWDKIQEEQEEYSPIEMEKDNPLTPYSERKVKDSLTISKKSTKEHFQGHGWNPEGPAGTEGNKPPGYKASDDQFARYYNEENVENNAVNKT
- the fliE gene encoding flagellar hook-basal body complex protein FliE codes for the protein MIQQSNSITKSNIFVMKTTHPLHYSDKPQRQQDDDVAGSFMDALKTALGKVNDLQVDAEDLTQQMIYEPESVDIHTVMIAQQKAEIALSLTKAIRDEAIRAYRELINLR